One window of the Octopus sinensis linkage group LG3, ASM634580v1, whole genome shotgun sequence genome contains the following:
- the LOC118762690 gene encoding uncharacterized protein LOC118762690 → MASMREPLKLPPHRSLRLQWAQNYMTLDLSCVLITKETRVILDETNGWANGWVYFRDERHQLLRRQQQGGGVILWAGIIGDRLVGPFRVPEEVKVIAAAFCNLLKEVLDLWLDDILLSLLRNLEFMHDNTPSHSTRTTQIFLGFYGIQCERLMV, encoded by the coding sequence ATGGCTTCCATGCGAGAACCTTTGAAACTGCCTCCTCATAGGAGTTTGAGGCTTCAATGGGCCCAAAATTACATGACGTTAGACTTGAGTTGTGTTCTGATCACTAAAGAAACCAGGGTGATCCTTGACGAAACTAACGGTTGGGCAAATGGTTGGGTCTATTTTAGAGATGAGCGTCACCAACTTTTACGACGTCAACAACAGGGTGGAGGAGTCATCTTGTGGGCTGGTATCATTGGGGACAGACTTGTTGGCCCATTCAGGGTGCCTGAAGAGGTTAAAGTGATTGCAGCTGCCTTCTGCAATCTCCTGAAGGAGGTCTTGGATCTCTGGCTAGATGACATACTGctgtcacttctaaggaatctCGAATTCATGCATGACAACACTCCCTCTCATTCTACTAGGACCACCCAAATATTCCTAGGGTTTTACGGTATACAATGTGAAAGGTTGATGGTGTAG